From one Triticum aestivum cultivar Chinese Spring chromosome 4B, IWGSC CS RefSeq v2.1, whole genome shotgun sequence genomic stretch:
- the LOC123091230 gene encoding uncharacterized protein isoform X2, with protein sequence MSPTVATTEIPKTDRTQVEAKEIRLSNMPPVTLDDSNMHIKTNDITEMNIREDFDNRPSKKAKISESGVLETSPMSPTMSASNQVSECFESIVPESDNQIDHEPLQSPPSPSSSTLTPVLILHDVKGPDPNKGIKVDETYDYLPQDYTLTDHDLCAHIAIESSLRKQLLVQIDGSCVLQNQLMCLLNEKEWVNDDIKLPINANNTHWYLAVVNTKKHEVQVLDSLCWNSDRDDLAHTLRGVQFHLDLLKSQNLVKDNWKDIDLTEWKITEQLQKAIQKDSYSCGLFEEVAGGSRG encoded by the exons ATGAGTCCAACGGTGGCTACAACAGAG ATCCCAAAGACTGATAGAACTCAGGTGGAGGCCAAGGAGATTCGGCTCTCGAACATGCCACCAGTAACACTTGATGATAGCAACATGCACATT AAAACAAATGACATCACTGAAATGAACATTCGAGAGGATTTCGATAACCGACCTTCAAAAAAAGCAAAAATTTCTGAATCAGGTGTTTTGGAGACATCACCAATGTCACCAACTATGTCagcatctaatcaagtttctgaaTGTTTTGAATCGATTGTGCCTGAATCAGATAATCAGATAGATCATGAACCATTGCAATCACCTCCATCACCGTCTAGCTCGACATTAACTCCTGTTTTAATATTACATGATGTCAAGGGACCAGATCCAAATAAAGGGATCAAAGTTGATGAGACATATGATTATCTCCCACAag ACTATACATTGACCGATCATGATCTATGTGCTCATATAGCAATAGAATCATCTTTGAGAAAACAGTTGCTCGTTCAGATAGATGGAAGTTGTGTCTTGCAAAATCAATTGATGTGCCTGCTAAATGAAAAGGAGTGGGTAAATGATGAT ATTAAACTTCCAATAAATGCCAACAACACACATTGGTATCTAGCTGTCGTGAATACAAAAAAACATGAGGTTCAAGTACTGGACTCATTGTGCTGGAACTCTGACCGTGATGATCTCGCTCATACG CTACGAGGAGTACAATTTCATTTGGACCTTCTTAAGAGTCAAAACTTGGTAAAAGACAATTGGAAAGACATTGATCTCACCGAATGGAAGATCACGGAACAATTACAAAAGGCAATTCAAAAAGACAGTTATTCATGTGGTTTGTTTGAGGAGGTCGCTGGAGGGAGTCGCGGTTGA
- the LOC123091230 gene encoding uncharacterized protein isoform X1, which produces MLSIMSPLCAPEEQAPSSPLSTPDEPAPSSPEFLVQRSTMSPTVATTEIPKTDRTQVEAKEIRLSNMPPVTLDDSNMHIKTNDITEMNIREDFDNRPSKKAKISESGVLETSPMSPTMSASNQVSECFESIVPESDNQIDHEPLQSPPSPSSSTLTPVLILHDVKGPDPNKGIKVDETYDYLPQDYTLTDHDLCAHIAIESSLRKQLLVQIDGSCVLQNQLMCLLNEKEWVNDDIKLPINANNTHWYLAVVNTKKHEVQVLDSLCWNSDRDDLAHTLRGVQFHLDLLKSQNLVKDNWKDIDLTEWKITEQLQKAIQKDSYSCGLFEEVAGGSRG; this is translated from the exons ATGCTCAGCATCATGTCGCCTTTGTGTGCGCCGGAGGAACAGGCACCGAGTTCGCCTTTGAGTACGCCGGACGAACCGGCACCAAGTTCGCCGGAATTCTTGGTCCAGAGAAGCACTATGAGTCCAACGGTGGCTACAACAGAG ATCCCAAAGACTGATAGAACTCAGGTGGAGGCCAAGGAGATTCGGCTCTCGAACATGCCACCAGTAACACTTGATGATAGCAACATGCACATT AAAACAAATGACATCACTGAAATGAACATTCGAGAGGATTTCGATAACCGACCTTCAAAAAAAGCAAAAATTTCTGAATCAGGTGTTTTGGAGACATCACCAATGTCACCAACTATGTCagcatctaatcaagtttctgaaTGTTTTGAATCGATTGTGCCTGAATCAGATAATCAGATAGATCATGAACCATTGCAATCACCTCCATCACCGTCTAGCTCGACATTAACTCCTGTTTTAATATTACATGATGTCAAGGGACCAGATCCAAATAAAGGGATCAAAGTTGATGAGACATATGATTATCTCCCACAag ACTATACATTGACCGATCATGATCTATGTGCTCATATAGCAATAGAATCATCTTTGAGAAAACAGTTGCTCGTTCAGATAGATGGAAGTTGTGTCTTGCAAAATCAATTGATGTGCCTGCTAAATGAAAAGGAGTGGGTAAATGATGAT ATTAAACTTCCAATAAATGCCAACAACACACATTGGTATCTAGCTGTCGTGAATACAAAAAAACATGAGGTTCAAGTACTGGACTCATTGTGCTGGAACTCTGACCGTGATGATCTCGCTCATACG CTACGAGGAGTACAATTTCATTTGGACCTTCTTAAGAGTCAAAACTTGGTAAAAGACAATTGGAAAGACATTGATCTCACCGAATGGAAGATCACGGAACAATTACAAAAGGCAATTCAAAAAGACAGTTATTCATGTGGTTTGTTTGAGGAGGTCGCTGGAGGGAGTCGCGGTTGA